CTTCTAGAACAACTTTAGCATTATTATTTCACTGACCTTAACAACCTCTAAGATTCGAACTGCACTAGCAAAATCATTTAACCGTCTGCATGCCCGCAAAGCAGCATCAATGATTTTGGGTTCGGGAACCAGATCATAGCCAACAAGTGTATTCATCCCTGTCAAATTAAAAAGAGGGGCCATTAACAACTGGAATATCCTCACTTTTTAGTTAACTTTATTTTTACTGGACCACATACATGTGACCTTTTATCATACATGTGACCTTGTATGTTTAGGCCTCTATTATCTTACCTATAAAATCAAAGAGTCTACCTTTAACAAATTCTAAATGGTAAAATCACAGTGGATAAGTAGAAAGAAATGCAGTAGCATGcatactgaaggaaaaaaatgaagttttctcAAATGCAAATACTATTTTCATGATTAGATGGTCTCTTTTCAAATAAGAGGGTCATATTCAACTCCTATCTTGTATTTTACTTTAGTTGATTTAAAATAGATTTGAATGGGAAATAATCTAAAAACGACCAGAAAAATGCATAAGGAGAGTCAGTGAGGCCCAAATGAGGACATTAAGAAGATACAGAGAAACATTAGTGAAGATTCAACCAGAAAATGATTGGGCACAATTACTTTTGGCTCTGCACAAAATGACACATCCTACAATTTAAAATTCTCTTAATGGATGTGCAgaattgttctttttattatttctgttcaaGATTACTCAATAAGAATTTTCCTGGTTGCAGCAAAATGGAGGTATTACATTCCTGCAGAGAAATCCGAAGCACCtatatatagtttaaaatatttaaacaaaggaCATCAGTGACTACAATGCTAGAATATGTCTACAAACTGAACTCTTGGTCTGAGATAAACAGCATACACTTAAAATAAGTTCTCTGTTAGTCTAACCATTAAACTAGTTAGTTACCATAAATGCTACTTATGTTAAACGCTgcaaatttaggaaaaataatttctagcTTATTTAGACCAGAGACTTATTTAGGGCAAGACAAATCATAActgacaataaaaataacaaaaaaacactGAATATTAGCGAGAGGGGAAAAGAACCATATGACTACCTACGTAAATTACCTAAGTGGTACAAAATTGTTAACTCCAGCTCACCCTGACCTATCATCACAGCAGTGGTTTCCGATTGGGGATGATTTTGTCCCCAGGGGACATCTTTGGCTCTCACAATGAGGGTGGGGGTTTTGGCGTGTAGAAGAGTAGAAGCTACGGATGCTACTCAGCCCCTATGGTGCAAAGGCCAGCCCTTGCAACAAATAATTATCTGAACCAAAATGTCAACTGTGCCTGCTTTAAAACCTAGCTTTACCGCAAACACTTAACTATGGGAAACTATAAACTTCCCCAACTGCAAGTTGCTCAATGGTACTTAGTTACGTGATGCACGTTTTCAAAATAGTTGCTTTCAACAAAGCAGTGGGAGACTATAAAACAGTGCACAATTCTGCATCATAATAGACAAAAAATATGCCTATGTTCCAACTACCTTTACGCAATTCCCAGGCATCGATATCTGGCTTGTTGAAGTATGTCACCCAGCGAGCATCAAACTCCTCATCCGTTTCATGTGAACCATGGGAGTAGCAGCGAACTGACTGGACAGCTGCATTGGAGAAAAAGCAGTAACTTCAAACTACAGAGGTAGTACTTGACACCCCTTGTCAAAACATtaagttttgtgtgtttgttttttttcttcttaaaattacGTTAacatacaacataaaatttatcatcttaaccacttttaaaTGCACAGTGCACTATATATTCAATGCCTTAAGTTTTTTATCAACTATATATGTCATGATAGGGAAATTATTCAGCAGGTCAAATGAAACAAATCTTATATAATGATATGAAAAAACatctaaaaaagtaaagaaaagcaAGTAGAACCAGAAGTACTATTTATGTTATGTTTATGCTTTTTTCTCCTGAAGTGTAATGCTAGCTTGAAACTATTAACAATTTCATGATTATCACTGGAAGGAAAAACTATTTCTTTATATACTTTCATAATGGCCTGAATTTTTATGATAAGCATGGTATTAATtcctaatttaaaataatgtccATTCTGGTTCTTaagcaaaattatattttcttgataaattaaaaaaaacttatgctcttcattaaattatttgtaaaataaatcataCATCCTGACTAAGCagtggtaatttaaaaattgtttctatcAAAGTACAGCCCTCTCCCATAATATTCTGATAAATCCCCTGAGAGAACAAGCCCTCTGCCTTACacccaatgaaaaaaaatacaaactgctTTATAAGATTTCtaagtgagatttttaaaataaaacattgtcaACAGGACACACTTAGCACTCTCTTCCCCCCAGTCAATATGCCCTTTGCAGTACCATGTGAAAAGCCTTTCCATTTTTAATCTTTGCCTGTCAAATTAACACTGAATTGGAGTTAGAAAATCTGGATTCTTTCTAAATAGCCTCTGTACTGAGGagtagggagagaagaaaattttaCCTTTGGGTTTTAGCAGGTAAACCTAGTGGTCAGATAATTGTAGGCTTTTCACTCTTCCACTGTTTGACCTTGagaaaattaacttaaattttattttccttatctgtaaaatggggataccaCTACCTTAGCAGATTATgatgattaaaaatgaaagccTGGTAACACTTTGCCCAGGACTTATCACCCTGTaggtaggtactcagtaaatagtaGCTATAAATTAATCCTTACCTGAAAtaccttatttaatcttcaatTTAAGGAAATCataatttacagaaataaaatgttcttcaaaTTGCACTTATTATGAATTAGATAAACTTGGTAtaatttctagttattttttaaagacttaatactaaacagaacaaaataaagagatTCTGGGTAGGGACCCAGAAACCTCTGCTGCAGTTCTAAGAATACTCTGAAATTTAAATGTTAGGAATATCCTAATCATCCTTAATTCAGTAACTTGCAGgagaaagatcagagaaaaaaaataaaacagaaaaagataagATGATAGAAAATGAACTAGTTCTGAAGATTGACTGTCACTGCTAGATTAAGTGAAAGGATTCTCACTTAAATTACCATCTGAGCCTACAGCAAAATATCTGCCATTATACACAGAGAATCACAGCATAAGTACCATTATTCCCAGAGACCTAAATTATCTCAACAATCCAAGCCCAGAATTAAGTGggacatgtatatataaatgggCTGGAATTGGACCCCCTTTAATATATAtgacaagaaaaaagaatgactCTCTAGACTTAGTTGTATTTGTAAGTGCAAAGACTTAATCAAAACTATGTGGTTATTTAATAACTCTTACAGGATTAATACTCACATTTAATATATCAGAAAGCATAGATCACAACAACCCTCCAACCCACTGTTACCAAAATTTATCAGCTACTTTTTCCAAATACTAAAGTTATCTTTAGCTGAACGCTTGAAGTGCAAGTGTAAAATGGCACAACCATTTTGGAAGACTTATTTAAGATGAGAAACACACCTACCATACCACTTCCAAttctaattccacttctaagtattTACCGCAGAAAACTGACATATATGTATTCCCTCTCAAGAGGTAATTATTAAGTGTGCCTTTCCTACCACccagaaaaatgtttcatttcatgAGAACCAATTCCATTTGTTCACTGCCGGGCATGGATTTCACTAGATAATTGttagttttggttttgtttctcgaTTGTGAAAAAGATGACCAACAACTGCAAATCCTAGTCGAGATCAACGGATCACCTGCAATGATCTGTTCACCTTCCTTCTGGAAGTCTCAAATTACACAGTGGTTGTATTCCAAAAAACCcttataaaaaactaaaataccaaaagcatgcACCAAGATCTTCCAGGACAGCAAAAACAGACTCTCCCACATTGTTTAAATAATCCTAATCCCAGTAATGGGCAGCAAAGGATCTATTTCCCTAGCTGTGGACATGCCTCCCACATACTTAACGTTTGTTGTTAAGGTAAACTGTATTAGCATtctctccattcccaccaacCCAACTTAAGTGCAGCATTTCGACCCAGTTTTGAAGTTTACAAGTcaaactattttggaaaacaattgtTCAGTGCTTTTTTAGAACCTGAAGTTTCCCAAGTAGGAAAAGGGAAGCAGCTGTAAAAAACTGGGACATTTCTACAGCCTAAATCCGAAAAGCTATTTCTAATACTGCTTTTTGGCATTCAGTTACTCTATTCCCacccccccccaccaaaaaaacctAACATATAACATAGTTAGAAAAAGTAAGGGGCTCATTAATTCCTTTGGCTTAAATTTAGTTATATAGCTTTCCATTTAATAATTGGCTCAGAGAAGGACTAAAGAATGGACATTTTGGTGGTGGTAACTCAAGGAGTAAGGGAAAATAGTGAATAGTGTAAAGGGCACATAAACAAACTCAAAGGCAGGACTATTGAGGCACAAGGCTTAAGAGTATCATGGGCCTGGGGCCCAAAGGCTGGAAATCTAGAAATGCCGGGAGGTGATAAAAGGTGCTACTTCAATTTAGCCCTGCaccaagaaagggaaagaaaaaattccCATCCTTCCAAAGGGGAAGGATGTAGGAGCCAGGACTGTATAGGTTTAAAGAATTGATGAGAACATCTAAccattatttaaaacatttaaattatctAATTCAGTTTCAGGTTGGAGGCTTTGGTGGACCAAAATGGAATTTTGGTTGCTACTTAACTAGAGCAAATTTGAGGTCCCTCAGGTTAATCCCTCCAGAGCTCTTTTTCAAGTATACTCTCATTTGACTTAGGACTACCTCATCCAAAAACCTTAGTCCTTTTTGATTTTCAACTGCCTAAGACCTCTTCAGTTTCATACTGGTAACAAACACAACCTATACTATGCAAATTGAAATGCACTATAATAAAACAAGGATGTATTAAGCATTTGTGCCAGCCAAGGTACTGAAAtttacattatcttatttaaacaTGACAATTACCAAATaattattatcccaattttagAGATGAGGTAAGTCTTAAGAAGGTAACATGTCCAAGGTCGCATACCTAGAAGTAGCTGACACAAATGTAACCAATACTGCCTCCTTGTGGCAAATTATTTAGGTCTATGGGACAGACACTCAAAATTAAGCATTTTGTTTATGAATTACACTCAACAGCAGGAAAAGAACGCCTGGGAGATAAATCACTATGTCCAAATTTACTAAGAGGAATCCCCCTTAATCCACCCGTTTATCCAGTTTGCTAAAAACTTCTGCCTGTTTCCAACCTGCCACCAAATGTAGCAATTCTTTTGAAGAGATCATAAAAAAACCTCCCCAAAATGTATccatatgaaaaaattaaagctaCTTTAGCATCTAGatgaggaaagaaacaaaaaaaaaaaccacataaaatcTGACAAACATCAGAGTGGGCCAAAAATAATTATGGCTAAAAAGCTAGAAAACAGTTCCACTACTAATAAAGGAGTCAGTTTCCCCAGATGGGCCTGTTTCCTCTTCCATAAAATAAGGTCTCCACGGTCTCTGAAGAATATGCCAGCCATACCgttttctagaaaataaagtcTAAATTGAATGATGTGAAACATATTCTCTAGGTTCTTAACTATCTAGTTATAACACTCAAAACATCTAAGAAAACAACCTTTTGAGTTTCTAAGTTCATATGTTTCAGTATGCATGCTTTCATAAACTTAACTCCATAATGTAGCATATATTACCGTCATGGACCAAGATCAAAGTGAAGTCACAACAATTCACAGCACAGTGTTGTTTCCTAAGTCTCCCGTTACACGTATTACGGGAGTGGCAAACCAGAGGCATCAATCAGTAGTAGCACATTTCATACCCCAGCAATCTAACCCGACGCAAAAAATTAAAGCTGCTCCATGTTTGCAAACCCACTATTCCTGGGTCTGTGGTACCCAATTTTTGAAACAGTATCCTTAACATAAGACCTATCAATATTCACGCTCTCCTTCAGACCTCAGGAAAAACACACACGTCGATCTGAAACACTGAAGAATTAGAACGTGGGACAGTCTCTCAAAATGACAGAACGGTCAGTGAAGGTGACTCAAACACAAAACCCAAACCGAGAAATGCCTGATAAAATGGTACACTGGGTGCCACACGGAAGCATACTGTATCTTCGGAAAACAGTGGGGGCGGCCATGCCGCGTCCCGGGAGGGGCCACTCCCGACCCTACGCTGAGCGCGGCGCCCGGCAGCTCAATGTCACCTTGGCTGAAGCGCTGCAGGCCGGCGGTGGACACTTCCAGTCAGGTGGCTGCAGGGATCGGCGCCGGGCAGTTCCTGCCCGGGGACCGAAGGGGTCCAGTGGGCGAGGGGGACGCGCTGCGCCCCCTCCTTGGGGCCCACAGCAGGTCCACACCTGACCGGTTCGGGTTGCCCGCACCAGGAAGTCGCGCGGAGGGAGGCCTCGGGACACGCCTTCGAGGTCTCCACAACTCGGGGCTGTGGAGAGCAGCCGGCGGTCGCCAGGTTCGTCCGCCCGCCCGCAGGGCAGGGGGTAGGCCGCGGGGCTAGCCTGCCCTCGCGTGGAGGGGGCCCAGGTCACCGCAAGGACACGCGGGCGCAGGTGGTGGCAGACAGGGGCCTTACCGCCAGCGGGGCCGGGGGCTGAATGGGGGTGCAGGAGGCCTCGAGGGCTGCCCCGGGTGGCTGCGGCTGCAGCGCAGCGGCGGAGAGCGGCGCCTAGCATGACGGCGATGGCGGCGCGCGGAATGAGGCTGAGGAGCTGCCGGGTATGAGCTCGCGGACAGCCCTGGAACTCCAGGGGGCCGGACACACGCACCGACGCACGGCGGCCGGCGCGCGAGGTCCCGCCCACTGCGGCGCGCGCGCAGTGGCGGGAGGGAACGCGGGCGGGCTACGGCGACGCGCTAAGGACAAACCATTTCCTCGCCGTCCTTCACGGCTCTCTTGCCCCATGGACCGCTTCCACCATCACGGAGAGAGAACGGAAGGAATGCGAAGGGCGAGTAGTGACGCGGGACAGGGACCGTGgaattaggcagagtagggtgagggcctccggagaaaaagcagagcaagataattacagtcagaacaatgtagcaatgtgcaaagaagtcccgaTTGAAACTCTGATAAGCATTACGCAGAGTCAGAGTCACAC
This is a stretch of genomic DNA from Manis javanica isolate MJ-LG chromosome 8, MJ_LKY, whole genome shotgun sequence. It encodes these proteins:
- the COX5A gene encoding cytochrome c oxidase subunit 5A, mitochondrial, which gives rise to MLGAALRRCAAAAATRGSPRGLLHPHSAPGPAGAVQSVRCYSHGSHETDEEFDARWVTYFNKPDIDAWELRKGMNTLVGYDLVPEPKIIDAALRACRRLNDFASAVRILEVVKDKAGPHKEIYPYVIQELRPTLNELGISTPEELGLDKV